A segment of the bacterium genome:
TAGACTTGATCTTTTTGTTGAAGATGAGATTGTGGTAGAGATTAAAACTGTTGAGGAGATAAGTGGGAAGTATTATAATCAGGTTAGATCATACCTTAGAGCAGTAGATAAAGAAATAGGGTTACTGGTAAATTTTGCAGACTCCAGGATTGATGTCCGAAGAGTGGAGCAAGAAAAAGTTTGAGCCATTTCTCCAATTCTCCCTTTTCCCCATTTCTCCTTGTTTACACTTCTAATATATAGCCCTGTAATGTATAGCCCTGAACGGTTACGCAAATTTGCCAAAGTTCAGTAAAATTATCTCTTTCCTTTCAGCGTTAAAATACTTGAAGTCCTTTTTGAAATTTGATTTGTAATTTTGCATTTTGA
Coding sequences within it:
- a CDS encoding GxxExxY protein — its product is MNACINVHKKLGHGFLESIYHNTLKVEFARQNIIFESEKEVKIFYQGVEAGIYRLDLFVEDEIVVEIKTVEEISGKYYNQVRSYLRAVDKEIGLLVNFADSRIDVRRVEQEKV